A region from the Rhodamnia argentea isolate NSW1041297 chromosome 7, ASM2092103v1, whole genome shotgun sequence genome encodes:
- the LOC115732952 gene encoding xanthohumol 4-O-methyltransferase-like translates to MESLDETEETLRGQALVWKHMFAFADSMALKCAVELRIPDIIHSYGGRPVTLAQIASRIPSASPGTPYLARIMRLLVRKNIFSANGCPPDGSPESHETLYSLTPSSRWLLQGPGSELSLVPMVLMEDHPWLMSPLHCLGDCVRTGGIAFEMAHGRKVWDFASENPEFNRLFNDGMACTSKITVRAIVEGYKEGFDSIGSLVDVGGGIGGALAEIIKSYPHIQGINFDLPHVVATAPALEGVTHVGGDMFDTVPHADAVFMKWILHDWNDEDCVKILKNCKKAIPEKNGMLLIAEVVLQPEGDGLFDETGLVLDLLMITHTGGKERSELEWKKILEEGGFPRYNIIQIPSLLSVIEAFPL, encoded by the exons atggaatcGCTTGATGAAACTGAAGAAACCCTAAGAGGCCAAGCCCTCGTATGGAAGCACATGTTTGCATTCGCCGACTCGATGGCGCTGAAATGTGCCGTCGAGCTCCGAATACCTGACATCATCCATTCTTACGGCGGCCGGCCCGTCACCCTAGCCCAAATAGCATCCCGCATCCCCTCCGCATCCCCCGGAACCCCGTACCTGGCGCGCATCATGAGACTCCTCGTCCGCAAGAACATCTTCTCCGCCAATGGTTGCCCACCCGACGGCAGCCCTGAGAGTCACGAGACACTCTACAGCCTCACCCCATCGTCGAGATGGCTCCTCCAGGGGCCCGGGTCCGAGCTCAGCCTCGTGCCGATGGTGCTGATGGAAGACCACCCATGGCTGATGTCCCCGTTGCATTGCCTCGGCGACTGCGTCAGGACTGGCGGGATCGCGTTCGAGATGGCTCATGGCCGCAAGGTTTGGGACTTCGCATCGGAGAATCCCGAGTTCAACCGCCTGTTCAACGATGGGATGGCGTGTACGAGCAAGATCACGGTCAGGGCCATCGTGGAAGGGTACAAGGAGGGATTCGACAGCATTGGGTCTTTGGTCGATGTCGGAGGAGGGATAGGAGGGGCCCTGGCCGAAATCATTAAGTCATATCCGCACATTCAGGGGATTAACTTCGATTTGCCTCACGTTGTTGCGACGGCGCCGGCGCTCGAAGGAGTTACTCATGTTGGAGGCGACATGTTTGATACTGTACCGCACGCTGATGCAGTTTTCATGAAG TGGATCCTGCACGATTGGAATGATGAAGATTGTGTGAAGATTCTGAAGAACTGCAAGAAAGCCATACCAGAAAAGAATGGCATGTTGCTCATAGCGGAAGTTGTGTTGCAACCGGAGGGCGATGGCCTATTCGATGAGACCGGGCTAGTGTTGGATCTCCTCATGATCACGCATACCGGAGGTAAAGAGAGGAGCGAACTGGAATGGAAGAAGATTTTAGAGGAAGGAGGCTTCCCTCGCTACAACATCATCCAAATCCCTTCCTTATTGTCCGTCATTGAAGCCTTCCCGCTGTGA